The Streptomyces sp. NBC_00670 genome window below encodes:
- a CDS encoding DUF6158 family protein, which translates to MNEHDARDTATTGVAPDRFSEDQLMKELETIHRTRHDTLLHGSDDALRAHNERMAQLEGEYLRRHPRRLVSAGRTREGARERGCADGAAPH; encoded by the coding sequence ATGAACGAACACGACGCGCGGGACACCGCGACCACCGGAGTCGCCCCGGACCGATTCAGTGAGGACCAGCTCATGAAGGAGCTGGAGACCATCCACCGCACACGCCACGACACCCTGCTGCACGGCTCGGACGACGCGCTGCGCGCCCACAACGAGCGCATGGCGCAGCTGGAGGGCGAGTATCTGCGCCGCCATCCGCGCCGGCTGGTCTCCGCCGGCCGTACCCGGGAGGGCGCCCGGGAACGCGGCTGCGCGGACGGCGCGGCACCGCACTGA
- a CDS encoding aminotransferase class I/II-fold pyridoxal phosphate-dependent enzyme gives MGRTDPEGHGPVRYGPPLPDQGLPVLPSLAAALCGSAERADGEPPAGGTPDLLDAAAGYFGRRRLPADPARLAAAPGAPALLVALTAALGGDVLVPRPCAAWWAPLARALGRAVFHVPIPAEGGGVPDPYALLETVRRVRAEGGDPRILVLSTADDPTGTVAPPELVHETVEAAAAERLYLISDETWRDTLHRPHQALQFSPAEMLPDRVTVLTDLAGPFLPPGWPAAVARFPATADGAGLHARVLDVLTALGARVADPVAAAAAHALAEPADVTARLTAAVRLHARVAAAAHDAVVGAGALARPPAAGRHLYADLEPLRPALAAHGVGDAQELEEFLTARLGRPVPGGHRFGDDLDALRVRLSTGPLLGTGPEERLRCLDAAAAGADSTELPHVRRALTRLRTVFDDLRGDCPPGRPPPGHGDD, from the coding sequence ATGGGGCGGACGGATCCCGAGGGGCACGGCCCCGTCCGGTACGGGCCGCCCCTGCCGGACCAGGGACTGCCCGTCCTGCCGAGCCTGGCCGCCGCGCTCTGCGGCAGCGCCGAACGCGCCGACGGCGAACCCCCCGCGGGCGGCACGCCCGACCTCCTCGACGCCGCCGCGGGTTACTTCGGCCGCCGCCGGCTGCCCGCGGACCCCGCCCGGCTGGCCGCCGCGCCCGGCGCCCCCGCCCTGCTCGTCGCGCTCACCGCCGCGCTCGGCGGCGACGTGCTCGTGCCCCGGCCGTGCGCCGCCTGGTGGGCACCGCTGGCCCGCGCGCTCGGCAGAGCCGTCTTCCACGTGCCGATACCCGCCGAGGGCGGCGGCGTCCCCGACCCCTACGCGCTCCTCGAAACCGTCCGCCGGGTCCGCGCCGAGGGCGGCGACCCCCGCATCCTGGTCCTGTCGACCGCCGACGACCCCACCGGCACCGTCGCCCCGCCCGAACTCGTGCACGAGACCGTGGAGGCGGCCGCCGCCGAGCGGCTGTATCTGATCAGCGACGAGACCTGGCGCGACACCCTCCACCGGCCGCACCAGGCCCTCCAGTTCAGCCCCGCCGAGATGCTCCCCGACCGGGTCACCGTCCTCACCGACCTGGCCGGCCCCTTCCTGCCGCCCGGCTGGCCCGCCGCCGTCGCCCGCTTCCCCGCCACCGCCGACGGCGCCGGACTGCACGCCCGCGTCCTGGACGTCCTCACCGCGCTCGGCGCCCGCGTCGCCGACCCGGTCGCCGCCGCGGCCGCCCACGCGCTGGCGGAGCCCGCCGACGTCACCGCCCGCCTCACCGCCGCCGTACGGCTGCACGCGCGCGTGGCCGCCGCCGCGCACGACGCGGTGGTCGGCGCGGGCGCCCTGGCCCGGCCCCCGGCCGCCGGCCGTCATCTGTACGCCGACCTCGAACCGCTGCGCCCCGCGCTCGCCGCGCACGGCGTCGGCGACGCCCAGGAGCTGGAGGAGTTCCTCACCGCCCGGCTCGGCCGTCCCGTGCCGGGCGGCCACCGGTTCGGCGACGACCTCGACGCCCTGCGCGTACGCCTGTCCACCGGCCCGCTGCTCGGCACCGGCCCCGAGGAACGGCTGCGCTGCCTCGACGCGGCGGCCGCCGGAGCGGACTCCACGGAATTGCCGCACGTGCGACGCGCGTTGACCCGGCTGCGCACGGTCTTCGACGACCTGCGCGGGGACTGCCCGCCCGGCCGCCCCCCTCCCGGGCACGGCGACGACTGA
- a CDS encoding type 1 glutamine amidotransferase domain-containing protein yields the protein MRIAFLTAPEGVEQVELTEPWQAVTDAGHEPVLVSTKSGEVQAFNHLDKADTFPVAEVTGEVPAESFDALVLPGGVANPDALRMDEKAVAFVRAFFDQGRPVAAICHAPWTLIEADVVSGRTLTSWPSLRTDLRNAGATWVDEQVKVCDGGPNVLITSRKPDDLKAFCETFLKEFDKAAQK from the coding sequence ATGCGCATCGCATTCCTGACCGCCCCCGAGGGAGTCGAGCAGGTCGAGCTGACCGAGCCCTGGCAGGCGGTGACCGACGCCGGGCACGAACCCGTGCTCGTGTCGACGAAGTCCGGGGAGGTCCAGGCGTTCAACCACCTCGACAAGGCGGACACCTTCCCCGTGGCGGAGGTGACCGGCGAGGTGCCGGCGGAGTCCTTCGACGCGCTGGTGCTGCCGGGCGGCGTCGCCAACCCGGACGCGCTGCGGATGGACGAGAAGGCCGTGGCGTTCGTCCGCGCCTTCTTCGACCAGGGCCGCCCGGTCGCGGCGATCTGCCACGCCCCCTGGACGCTGATCGAGGCCGACGTCGTCTCCGGCCGCACCCTGACCTCGTGGCCGAGCCTGCGGACGGACCTGCGCAACGCGGGGGCCACGTGGGTCGACGAGCAGGTGAAGGTCTGCGACGGCGGCCCGAACGTACTGATCACGAGCCGCAAGCCGGACGACCTCAAGGCGTTCTGCGAGACGTTCCTGAAGGAGTTCGACAAGGCGGCGCAGAAGTGA
- a CDS encoding DUF2795 domain-containing protein — protein sequence MQRGSDRLSVHRDDEMKHELQGMLRSGHPTRSEEWHDPEPTADDDPEVAGGPVAPGTAGSLESVRYELARRLGRTAFPAGPAELIRALRRDNAPDALIAPLEGLPHKARYANAQELAEAVVEAAEGGGGQP from the coding sequence ATGCAGCGAGGCAGCGACAGGCTGAGCGTCCACCGGGACGACGAGATGAAGCACGAACTGCAGGGCATGCTGCGGTCCGGCCACCCGACGCGGAGCGAGGAGTGGCACGACCCGGAGCCCACCGCCGACGACGACCCCGAGGTCGCCGGCGGCCCGGTGGCCCCCGGTACGGCCGGTTCGCTGGAGAGCGTGCGCTACGAGCTGGCCCGTCGGCTGGGCCGTACGGCGTTCCCCGCGGGACCCGCCGAGCTGATCCGGGCGCTGCGCCGCGACAACGCCCCGGACGCGTTGATCGCGCCCCTGGAGGGGTTGCCGCACAAGGCGCGCTACGCCAACGCGCAGGAGCTCGCCGAGGCGGTCGTCGAGGCGGCCGAGGGCGGCGGCGGACAGCCATGA
- a CDS encoding DedA family protein gives MLPAAPTQQAFGYPSLFLLVLIGALVPVVPTGALVSTAAVVAFHQSAPLALLLVFLVASLAAFLGDVSLYWLGRRGMRSKNGSRWLEAIRARAPEERLAQAQEKLGEHEVAVLTLSRLVPAGRIPVMLACLMARMPMRTFVRGDVPACVAWAVTYQLIGILGGSLFREPWEGVLAAVLLTVTISVAPSLWRRVRRAAAG, from the coding sequence ATGCTGCCGGCGGCGCCCACGCAGCAGGCGTTCGGTTATCCCTCGCTGTTCCTGCTGGTGCTGATCGGGGCGCTGGTGCCGGTCGTGCCGACGGGGGCGCTGGTCAGCACGGCGGCGGTCGTCGCCTTCCACCAGAGCGCGCCGCTGGCGCTGCTGCTGGTCTTCCTGGTGGCCTCGCTCGCCGCGTTCCTCGGGGACGTGTCGCTGTACTGGCTGGGGCGGCGGGGGATGCGGTCGAAGAACGGGTCGCGGTGGCTGGAGGCGATACGGGCGCGGGCGCCGGAGGAGCGGTTGGCACAGGCGCAGGAGAAGTTGGGCGAGCACGAGGTCGCGGTGCTGACGCTTTCCCGGCTGGTGCCGGCGGGGCGGATACCGGTCATGTTGGCGTGTCTGATGGCCAGGATGCCGATGCGGACGTTCGTGCGGGGGGATGTGCCGGCGTGTGTGGCGTGGGCGGTGACGTATCAGTTGATCGGGATTCTGGGCGGCTCGCTGTTTCGCGAGCCGTGGGAGGGGGTGCTGGCGGCGGTGCTGTTGACGGTGACGATCAGTGTGGCGCCGAGTCTGTGGCGGCGGGTGCGCAGGGCTGCCGCCGGCTGA
- a CDS encoding CBS domain-containing protein → MTAVLVREVMTPGIVAVLPDAPLVEAARLMRAQDVGEVLVAEGGQLIGVLTDRDIALRAVADGADPLTVLAQAVCTPRPVVVGPNDDVTDAVRLMRRHAVRRLPVVQDGRAVGMVSLGDVALARDPGSALADISRAVPDTWPGPAPEPDLTAMQRTRYEEEEQ, encoded by the coding sequence ATGACGGCGGTACTGGTCCGGGAGGTGATGACCCCCGGCATCGTCGCGGTGCTGCCGGACGCCCCGCTCGTCGAGGCCGCGCGGCTCATGCGGGCCCAGGACGTGGGCGAGGTGCTGGTGGCCGAGGGGGGACAGCTGATCGGTGTCCTGACCGACCGCGACATCGCCCTGCGGGCCGTCGCCGACGGCGCGGACCCGCTGACGGTGCTCGCCCAGGCGGTGTGCACGCCCCGCCCGGTGGTCGTCGGCCCGAACGACGACGTCACCGACGCCGTACGGCTGATGCGGCGGCACGCGGTACGGCGGCTGCCGGTCGTCCAGGACGGGCGCGCGGTCGGGATGGTGAGCCTCGGGGACGTGGCGCTCGCCCGGGACCCGGGCTCCGCGCTCGCCGACATCAGCCGCGCCGTACCCGACACCTGGCCGGGCCCCGCCCCGGAGCCGGACCTCACGGCCATGCAGAGAACCAGGTACGAAGAAGAGGAGCAGTGA
- a CDS encoding MBL fold metallo-hydrolase, whose translation MPVEITWWGHATCTVEDSGTRVLTDPLFTRRLAHLRRRRGAPPPPAAALADLALVSHLHADHLHVPSLARLAPGTRVLLPRGAVRQVPSLRRLRHLRLTEVAPGDETRMGGLLVRTVPARHDGRRLPFGPHRSPALGFVVEGAARTYFAGDTGLFESMAKEVGPVDVALLPVGGWGPYLGEEHLDADRAAQALARLEPRSAVPVHYGTYWPIGMDAVRPHEFHTPGAEFVRRAAVHAPEVAVHLLRHGESVRTGGPEGAA comes from the coding sequence GTGCCGGTGGAGATCACCTGGTGGGGCCATGCCACCTGCACGGTCGAGGACTCCGGCACGCGGGTGCTGACCGATCCCCTCTTCACGCGCCGGCTCGCGCATCTGCGCCGCCGCCGGGGCGCCCCGCCCCCGCCGGCCGCCGCACTGGCGGACCTGGCGCTCGTCTCCCATCTGCACGCCGACCATCTGCACGTCCCCTCCCTGGCCCGGCTCGCACCCGGCACCCGGGTGCTGCTGCCGCGCGGTGCCGTACGTCAGGTGCCCTCCCTGCGCCGGCTCAGGCATCTGCGGCTCACCGAGGTCGCGCCCGGCGACGAGACGCGGATGGGCGGGCTGCTGGTGCGGACGGTGCCGGCCCGGCACGACGGCCGCCGGCTGCCGTTCGGGCCGCACCGCTCCCCCGCGCTCGGGTTCGTCGTCGAGGGCGCGGCCCGTACGTACTTCGCCGGGGACACCGGGTTGTTCGAGTCGATGGCGAAGGAGGTCGGACCGGTCGACGTGGCGCTGCTGCCGGTCGGCGGCTGGGGCCCGTACCTGGGCGAGGAGCACCTCGACGCGGACCGGGCGGCGCAGGCGCTGGCCCGGCTGGAGCCGCGCAGCGCGGTGCCGGTGCACTACGGCACGTACTGGCCGATCGGCATGGACGCGGTGCGCCCCCACGAGTTCCACACGCCGGGCGCGGAGTTCGTGCGCCGGGCGGCGGTGCACGCGCCGGAGGTGGCGGTGCATCTGCTGCGGCACGGCGAGAGCGTGCGGACCGGTGGGCCGGAGGGCGCCGCGTGA
- a CDS encoding RNA polymerase sigma factor SigF has protein sequence MRTQASAKHHPHDDAPDTSADFRRLAALPQGPERDALRSRIIEAWLPMAERLAGRFRSRGESYEDLRQVASLGLVKAVDRYDPELGNAFESYAVPTVTGEIKRHFRDHMWTLHVPRRVQDLRNRVRFACQDLSQTVSGRRPTVAEIAAHAHMSEEDVKTGLEALESFTALSLDAELPGSDDGYSLSDALGSADPALDTVVDREAVKPRLAALPERERAILYMRFFGDMTQSRIAEQLGISQMHVSRLISRCCARLREQILREA, from the coding sequence ATGCGTACCCAGGCAAGCGCGAAACACCACCCCCACGACGACGCCCCCGACACCTCCGCCGACTTCCGCCGACTCGCCGCACTTCCCCAGGGCCCCGAACGCGACGCGCTCCGCTCCCGGATCATCGAGGCCTGGCTGCCCATGGCCGAACGACTCGCCGGACGGTTCCGCAGCCGCGGCGAGAGCTACGAGGACCTGCGCCAGGTCGCCTCGCTCGGCCTCGTCAAGGCCGTCGACCGGTACGACCCCGAGCTCGGCAACGCGTTCGAGAGCTACGCGGTGCCCACCGTCACCGGCGAGATCAAGCGGCACTTCCGCGACCACATGTGGACGCTGCACGTGCCGCGGCGCGTGCAGGACCTCCGCAACCGGGTGCGGTTCGCCTGCCAGGACCTGTCCCAGACGGTCTCCGGCCGCCGGCCCACCGTCGCCGAGATCGCCGCGCACGCCCACATGAGCGAGGAGGACGTCAAGACGGGGCTCGAGGCGCTGGAGAGCTTCACCGCGCTGTCCCTCGACGCGGAGCTGCCGGGCAGCGACGACGGGTACTCGCTGAGCGACGCGCTCGGGTCGGCCGATCCCGCGCTCGACACGGTGGTCGACCGCGAAGCGGTCAAGCCGCGGCTGGCCGCGCTCCCCGAGCGGGAGCGGGCCATTTTGTACATGCGGTTCTTCGGGGACATGACGCAGAGCCGGATCGCGGAGCAGCTGGGGATCTCGCAGATGCACGTGTCCCGGCTGATCAGCCGGTGCTGTGCGAGGTTGCGGGAGCAGATACTCCGGGAGGCGTGA
- a CDS encoding MBL fold metallo-hydrolase — protein MTQQSEPTTRSVAPADAAASLPVRGPVSPAAGPRTALAPPHPTDPRPLGEPRRWPRSFVDRLTAPLPGLGAYARLVREGAIRPRPEALKDIPLLPYDPRPLPAVDAGTVAVTWAGHASWVVRIGGLTVLTDPVWSRRILGTPARITPVGVAWSSLPHVDAVVISHNHYDHLDAPTLRRLPRDTPVFVPAGLARWFRRRRFTRVTELDWWEAAELGGVRFDFVPAHHWSKRSLTDTCRTLWGGWVLTAPDGRRVYFAGDTGYGHWFRAIGRRYPGIDLALLPIGAYDPRWWLRDVHCDPEEAVQAALDVGARRMAPMHWGTFVLSPEPVLEPLERVRAAWTRTGRSREDLWDLPVGGSAVLT, from the coding sequence ATGACGCAGCAGTCCGAGCCGACCACCAGATCCGTTGCCCCGGCGGACGCCGCCGCCTCCCTCCCCGTCCGCGGTCCGGTGTCCCCGGCCGCCGGCCCCCGCACCGCCCTCGCCCCGCCGCACCCCACCGACCCGCGCCCCCTCGGCGAACCGCGCCGCTGGCCCCGCTCCTTCGTCGACCGGCTGACCGCGCCCCTGCCCGGGCTCGGGGCCTACGCCCGGCTCGTCCGCGAGGGCGCGATACGGCCCCGCCCCGAGGCGCTGAAGGACATCCCGCTGCTGCCGTACGACCCGCGGCCGCTGCCCGCGGTGGACGCCGGAACCGTCGCCGTCACCTGGGCCGGGCACGCCAGCTGGGTGGTGCGGATCGGCGGCCTCACCGTGCTCACCGACCCGGTCTGGTCGCGCCGCATCCTCGGCACCCCCGCCAGGATCACCCCCGTCGGCGTGGCCTGGAGCAGCCTGCCGCACGTCGACGCCGTCGTCATCAGCCACAACCACTACGACCACCTCGACGCGCCCACGCTGCGCCGGCTCCCGCGCGACACCCCGGTCTTCGTGCCGGCCGGCCTCGCCCGCTGGTTCCGGCGCCGGCGCTTCACCCGGGTCACCGAGCTGGACTGGTGGGAGGCGGCCGAACTCGGCGGGGTCCGCTTCGACTTCGTCCCCGCCCACCACTGGTCCAAGCGCAGCCTCACCGACACGTGCCGCACGCTGTGGGGCGGCTGGGTCCTCACCGCGCCCGACGGCCGGCGGGTGTACTTCGCGGGCGACACGGGCTACGGCCACTGGTTCCGCGCGATCGGCCGCCGCTACCCCGGCATCGACCTGGCGCTGCTCCCCATCGGCGCGTACGACCCCCGGTGGTGGCTGCGGGACGTCCACTGCGACCCGGAGGAGGCGGTGCAGGCCGCGCTCGACGTGGGCGCGCGGCGGATGGCCCCGATGCACTGGGGCACGTTCGTACTGTCCCCCGAGCCAGTGCTGGAACCTCTGGAACGGGTCCGCGCGGCCTGGACCCGCACGGGGCGCTCCCGCGAGGACCTGTGGGACCTCCCGGTGGGGGGTTCAGCGGTACTGACGTGA
- a CDS encoding bifunctional phosphatase PAP2/diacylglycerol kinase family protein — protein MSPDVDLTVRPPGRHLLRDRLLGADRRLFEAVAARHWPGADPVLPRLSHAANHGVLWCAAAAALTAARTPRGRRAAARGLASLALASATINTLGKRSVRRTRPVLDSVPLSRRLKQQPFTTSFPSGHAASAAAFAAGVALESRGLGAAVAPLATAVAVSRVYTGVHYPSDVLAGAALGVGAAFAVRGLVPTRDQLPAPGRPRADAPALPAGEGLVIVANRASGTSERVRNLMELLPRAETVECEPSDVPEELEKAAARARVLGVCGGDGTVNAAAQVAVRHALPLAVVPGGTLNHFAQDLCIEDVRDLARALERGDAVRVDVGRWSTPERDGVFINTLSLGVYPELVRERERWSHRIGAWPAGVLAALKVLRADRHPLQAEIRGRAHPLWLLFAGNGTYHRLGLAPGRRYDLADGKLDVRVVHGGRRPALRLLSAAAAGPLTRSPAHAAVRVRRLRLDGVAPGTLLAYDGEVTEVAGTVTLFKQPEALTVYRPLS, from the coding sequence ATGAGCCCTGATGTCGACCTGACCGTCCGGCCCCCGGGCCGTCACCTCCTCCGGGACCGCCTGCTCGGCGCGGACCGCCGCCTGTTCGAAGCCGTCGCCGCCCGCCACTGGCCCGGCGCCGACCCCGTCCTCCCCCGCCTCAGCCACGCCGCCAACCACGGCGTACTGTGGTGCGCCGCGGCCGCCGCCCTCACCGCCGCCCGCACCCCCCGCGGCCGCCGCGCGGCAGCCCGCGGCCTCGCCTCCCTCGCCCTGGCCTCCGCCACCATCAACACCCTCGGCAAGCGCTCGGTCCGCCGCACCCGCCCCGTCCTGGACTCCGTCCCGCTCTCCCGCCGGCTCAAGCAGCAGCCGTTCACCACCTCCTTCCCCTCCGGGCACGCCGCCTCCGCCGCCGCCTTCGCCGCCGGCGTGGCGCTGGAGTCGCGCGGCCTGGGCGCGGCGGTGGCGCCGCTGGCTACCGCGGTCGCGGTCTCGCGCGTGTACACCGGCGTGCACTACCCCAGCGACGTCCTCGCCGGCGCCGCCCTCGGCGTCGGCGCCGCCTTCGCCGTACGCGGCCTGGTGCCCACCCGCGACCAGCTCCCCGCCCCCGGCCGGCCCCGCGCGGACGCGCCCGCGCTGCCCGCCGGCGAGGGCCTGGTGATCGTCGCCAACCGCGCCTCGGGCACCTCGGAGCGCGTCCGGAACCTCATGGAGCTGCTGCCGCGTGCCGAGACGGTGGAGTGCGAACCCTCCGACGTCCCCGAGGAGCTGGAGAAGGCGGCGGCCCGTGCCCGGGTGCTCGGCGTGTGCGGCGGCGACGGCACGGTGAACGCCGCCGCCCAGGTCGCCGTCCGCCACGCGCTGCCGCTGGCGGTCGTGCCGGGCGGCACCCTCAACCACTTCGCCCAGGACCTGTGCATCGAGGACGTCCGCGATCTGGCCCGCGCCCTGGAGCGCGGCGACGCCGTCCGCGTCGACGTGGGCCGCTGGTCCACCCCGGAGCGGGACGGCGTCTTCATCAACACCCTCAGCCTGGGCGTCTACCCGGAGCTGGTGCGCGAGCGGGAGCGCTGGTCGCACCGGATCGGCGCCTGGCCGGCGGGGGTGCTCGCGGCGCTGAAGGTGCTGCGCGCCGACCGGCATCCGTTGCAGGCCGAGATCCGGGGCCGCGCGCACCCGTTGTGGCTGCTGTTCGCGGGCAACGGCACCTACCACCGGCTGGGCCTCGCGCCCGGCCGCCGCTACGACCTGGCGGACGGCAAGCTCGACGTGCGGGTGGTGCACGGCGGCCGGCGCCCCGCGCTGCGGCTGCTGTCCGCGGCGGCGGCCGGCCCGCTCACCCGCTCCCCCGCGCACGCCGCCGTACGGGTGCGGCGGCTGCGCCTGGACGGGGTCGCGCCCGGCACGCTGCTCGCGTACGACGGCGAGGTCACCGAGGTGGCGGGCACGGTCACGCTGTTCAAGCAGCCGGAGGCCCTGACGGTCTACCGCCCGCTCTCCTAG
- a CDS encoding baeRF2 domain-containing protein, whose product MDLAFLHPLYEQPGPWASVYVDTSRHTESTPHERHLTAQALSQELAGQGADEATCQAVRSAVEELRHSSEPHGRALFARGGEVVLDPPLAERPAGGSSARWAPLPRTTPLLELAGEDPVCLVAYIDRRGADFELRGALGREDAGSVTGRQWPIHRTRSVDWSERHFQLAVENTWEHNAGEVAEALAACREETGADLVVLVGDDRERRSVHERLPQGVRERTVEASHGPGSRLLDEDVERIRAEHVRHRAEEDLERFLAARAPDAEGRALAVEGVPAVIEAAREHRIDELLVRPDGADAHQEVWIGEDADQVAVRRTELKTLGEQHSWAARADDALVRAAVATGAPALSVAPADATVRSDAPVGGLGALLRWK is encoded by the coding sequence ATGGATCTCGCCTTTCTGCACCCCCTGTACGAACAGCCCGGCCCCTGGGCCTCCGTGTACGTGGACACCTCGCGGCACACGGAGTCGACGCCGCACGAACGCCATCTGACCGCCCAGGCCCTCTCCCAGGAGCTGGCCGGACAGGGCGCGGACGAGGCGACCTGTCAGGCGGTGCGGTCGGCCGTCGAGGAGCTGCGGCACTCCTCGGAACCGCACGGCAGGGCGCTGTTCGCGCGCGGTGGCGAGGTGGTGCTCGATCCGCCGCTGGCCGAGCGGCCGGCCGGCGGTTCCTCCGCCCGCTGGGCCCCGCTGCCGCGGACGACGCCGCTGCTCGAGCTGGCCGGTGAGGATCCGGTGTGTCTGGTGGCGTACATCGACCGCCGTGGCGCGGACTTCGAGCTGCGCGGGGCGCTGGGCCGCGAGGACGCCGGGTCGGTGACCGGGCGGCAGTGGCCGATCCACCGGACGCGTTCGGTGGACTGGTCCGAGCGGCACTTCCAGCTCGCGGTGGAGAACACCTGGGAGCACAACGCGGGGGAGGTCGCCGAGGCGCTGGCGGCGTGCCGGGAGGAGACCGGGGCGGACCTGGTGGTCCTCGTCGGTGACGACCGGGAGCGGCGCAGTGTGCACGAGCGGCTGCCGCAGGGGGTGCGGGAGCGGACCGTGGAGGCGTCGCACGGGCCGGGCAGCCGGCTGCTCGACGAGGACGTCGAGCGGATCCGCGCGGAGCATGTGCGGCACCGGGCGGAGGAGGACCTGGAGCGGTTCCTGGCGGCGCGGGCGCCGGACGCGGAGGGGCGGGCGCTGGCCGTCGAGGGGGTGCCGGCGGTGATCGAGGCGGCGCGGGAGCATCGCATCGACGAGTTGCTGGTCCGGCCGGACGGGGCGGACGCACACCAGGAGGTGTGGATCGGGGAGGACGCGGATCAGGTGGCGGTGCGGCGGACTGAGCTGAAGACGTTGGGTGAGCAGCATTCGTGGGCCGCGCGGGCGGACGATGCGTTGGTGCGGGCGGCTGTCGCGACGGGTGCGCCGGCGCTGTCGGTCGCGCCGGCGGATGCGACGGTCCGCTCGGACGCGCCCGTCGGCGGCCTCGGCGCGCTCCTCCGCTGGAAGTAG